From a region of the Thermus caldilimi genome:
- the nuoL gene encoding NADH-quinone oxidoreductase subunit L yields MLLLTILFPLLGFALLGLFGKKLKEPLPGVLASALVLASFLLGVGLLAQGGGRFQAEWLPGIPFSLVLDNLSGFMLIIVTGVGFLIHVYAIGYMAGDAGNSRFFAYFNFFIAMMLTLVLADSYPVMFIGWEGVGLASFLLIGFWYQNAQYADSARKAFIVNRIGDLGFLLGMAILWALYGTLSISELKEALEGPLKNPSLLALAGLLLFLGAVGKSAQVPLMVWLPDAMAGPTPVSALIHAATMVTAGVYLIARSSFLYANLPDVSYTIAVIGLLTAAYGALSAFGQNDIKRIVAYSTISQLGYMFLAAGVGAYWVALFHVFTHAFFKALLFLASGSVIHALGGEQDVRKMGGLWKHLPYTRWHGLIGALALGGLPLLSGFWSKDAILTATLTYPFGSLGFYLGALLVAVLTAMYAMRWFVLVFLGEERGHHHHPHEAPAVMLWPNHLLALGSVLAGYLALPHPLPNLLEPFLKPALAEVEAHHPSLGAEWGLIALSGAVALLGLWVGYTFFQRKALPAWYLAFEAWSREGFYMDRVYNALLVNPLKALAEALFYGDGSLLRGYFGLGGTVRTLGQGIARLQTGYLRVYALLFVLGVLVLLGVMRW; encoded by the coding sequence ATGCTCCTTCTGACCATCCTCTTTCCCCTCTTGGGCTTTGCCCTTCTGGGGCTTTTCGGCAAAAAGCTTAAGGAACCCCTGCCCGGGGTCCTGGCCTCGGCTTTGGTCCTGGCCTCCTTCCTCCTGGGGGTAGGCCTCCTCGCCCAAGGCGGGGGCCGCTTCCAGGCGGAGTGGCTTCCCGGGATCCCCTTTAGCCTCGTTCTGGACAACCTCTCCGGCTTCATGCTGATCATCGTCACTGGGGTGGGGTTCCTCATCCACGTGTACGCCATCGGCTACATGGCCGGGGATGCGGGCAATAGCCGCTTTTTCGCCTATTTCAACTTCTTCATCGCCATGATGCTCACCCTGGTCCTGGCCGACAGCTACCCGGTGATGTTTATCGGCTGGGAGGGGGTGGGCCTGGCCAGCTTCCTTCTCATCGGCTTCTGGTATCAAAACGCCCAGTACGCGGATTCCGCCCGCAAGGCTTTCATCGTGAACCGGATCGGCGACCTGGGCTTCCTGCTGGGCATGGCCATCCTCTGGGCCCTTTACGGCACCCTCTCCATCAGCGAGCTCAAGGAGGCTCTGGAAGGCCCCTTGAAGAACCCCAGCCTCCTGGCCCTGGCGGGCCTCCTCCTCTTCCTAGGGGCGGTGGGGAAAAGCGCCCAGGTGCCCCTCATGGTCTGGCTTCCCGACGCCATGGCCGGCCCCACCCCCGTTTCCGCCCTGATCCACGCGGCCACCATGGTGACCGCCGGGGTTTACCTCATTGCCCGTAGCTCCTTCCTCTACGCTAACCTTCCCGATGTTTCCTACACCATCGCCGTCATCGGCCTCCTCACCGCGGCCTACGGGGCTCTTTCCGCTTTTGGCCAGAACGACATCAAAAGGATTGTGGCCTACTCGACCATCAGCCAGCTGGGCTACATGTTCCTGGCCGCCGGGGTGGGAGCCTACTGGGTGGCCCTTTTCCACGTCTTCACCCACGCCTTCTTCAAGGCCCTCCTCTTCCTGGCCTCGGGCAGCGTGATCCATGCCCTGGGCGGGGAGCAGGACGTGCGGAAGATGGGCGGGCTCTGGAAACACCTGCCCTATACCCGCTGGCACGGGCTCATCGGGGCCCTGGCCTTAGGGGGCCTTCCCCTCCTCTCCGGCTTCTGGTCCAAGGACGCCATCCTCACCGCCACCCTCACCTACCCCTTCGGCAGCCTCGGCTTCTACCTGGGGGCGCTCCTCGTGGCGGTCCTCACCGCCATGTACGCCATGCGCTGGTTTGTCCTGGTCTTCCTGGGCGAGGAGCGGGGCCACCACCATCACCCCCACGAGGCTCCTGCGGTGATGCTTTGGCCCAACCACCTCCTGGCCCTGGGCTCGGTGCTGGCGGGGTACCTGGCCCTGCCCCATCCCTTGCCCAACCTGCTGGAGCCTTTCCTGAAGCCCGCCCTGGCAGAGGTGGAAGCCCACCACCCCTCCCTGGGAGCGGAGTGGGGCCTCATCGCCCTCTCGGGGGCGGTGGCCCTCCTGGGGCTCTGGGTAGGCTACACCTTCTTCCAGCGCAAGGCCCTTCCCGCCTGGTACCTGGCCTTTGAGGCCTGGAGCCGGGAAGGCTTCTACATGGATCGGGTCTACAACGCCCTCCTCGTCAACCCCTTGAAGGCCTTAGCGGAAGCCCTCTTCTACGGGGACGGCAGCCTCCTTCGCGGCTACTTTGGCCTGGGCGGGACGGTGCGGACCCTGGGACAGGGTATTGCCCGCCTGCAGACCGGCTATCTAAGGGTCTATGCCCTGCTTTTCGTGCTGGGCGTTCTGGTGTTGCTGGGGGTGATGCGGTGGTAG
- the nuoK gene encoding NADH-quinone oxidoreductase subunit NuoK yields MSYLFASALLFALGVYGVLTRRTAILVFLSIELMLNAANLSLVGFARAFGLEGQVAALMVIAIAAAEVAVGLGLIVAIFRQRESTAVDDLSELRG; encoded by the coding sequence GTGAGCTACCTGTTTGCCTCGGCCCTCCTCTTCGCCCTGGGGGTCTATGGGGTTTTGACCCGCAGGACCGCCATCCTGGTCTTTCTCTCCATCGAGCTCATGCTGAACGCCGCCAACCTCTCCCTGGTGGGCTTCGCCCGGGCCTTTGGCCTGGAAGGCCAGGTGGCCGCCCTCATGGTCATCGCCATCGCCGCCGCCGAGGTGGCGGTGGGTCTGGGCCTCATCGTGGCCATCTTCCGCCAGCGGGAGAGCACCGCGGTGGACGACCTCTCGGAGCTTAGGGGGTGA
- a CDS encoding NADH-quinone oxidoreductase subunit J family protein, with product MTPWEALALLLLLFTGVLVVTLKNAIHAALALIGNFLILAGIYVALEARFLGFIQIIVYAGAIVVLFLFVIMLLYAAQGEVGFDPLVRSRPLAALLALGVALVLLSGLWGLNLAFTQDLKGGLPQALGPLLYGDWLFVLLTVGFLLMAATVVAVALVQPARPLDALRPEERKEEKEVVR from the coding sequence ATGACCCCCTGGGAAGCCCTAGCCCTCCTGCTCCTCCTTTTCACCGGGGTCCTGGTGGTCACCTTGAAAAACGCCATCCACGCCGCCTTGGCCCTCATCGGGAACTTCCTGATCCTGGCCGGGATCTACGTGGCCCTCGAGGCCCGCTTCCTGGGCTTCATCCAGATCATCGTGTACGCCGGGGCCATCGTGGTCCTCTTCCTCTTCGTGATCATGCTCCTCTATGCCGCCCAAGGTGAGGTGGGCTTCGACCCCTTGGTGCGAAGCCGTCCCCTGGCTGCCCTCCTGGCCCTGGGGGTGGCCCTGGTCCTCCTCTCGGGGCTTTGGGGGCTAAACCTAGCCTTCACCCAGGACCTGAAGGGGGGCCTGCCCCAGGCCCTCGGGCCCCTCCTGTACGGGGACTGGCTCTTTGTCCTCCTGACGGTGGGCTTCCTCCTCATGGCGGCCACGGTGGTGGCGGTGGCCCTGGTGCAACCTGCCCGCCCCCTGGACGCCCTGCGCCCTGAGGAGCGCAAGGAGGAAAAGGAGGTGGTGCGGTGA
- the nuoI gene encoding NADH-quinone oxidoreductase subunit NuoI has protein sequence MTLKALAQSLGITLKYLFSKPVTVPYPDAPVALKPRFHGRHVLTRHPNGLEKCIGCSLCAAACPAYAIYVEPAENDPENPVSAGERYAKVYEINMLRCIFCGLCEEACPTGAIVLGYDFEMADYEYSDLIYGKEDMLVDVVGTKPQRREAKITGKPVKPGYVVPYVRPELEGFKAPTKGGKK, from the coding sequence ATGACCCTAAAGGCCCTGGCCCAAAGCCTCGGCATCACCCTCAAGTACCTCTTCTCCAAGCCGGTGACCGTTCCCTATCCCGATGCCCCCGTGGCCCTCAAGCCCCGCTTCCACGGCCGCCACGTGCTCACCCGCCACCCCAACGGCCTGGAGAAGTGCATCGGCTGCTCCCTGTGCGCGGCCGCCTGCCCCGCCTACGCCATCTATGTGGAGCCGGCGGAAAACGATCCGGAGAACCCGGTGTCCGCAGGGGAGCGCTACGCCAAGGTCTACGAGATCAACATGCTCCGGTGCATCTTCTGCGGGCTCTGCGAGGAAGCCTGCCCCACCGGGGCCATCGTGCTGGGCTACGACTTCGAGATGGCCGACTACGAGTACTCCGACCTCATCTACGGCAAGGAGGACATGCTGGTGGATGTGGTGGGCACGAAGCCCCAGCGCCGCGAGGCCAAGATCACCGGCAAGCCCGTGAAGCCCGGCTACGTGGTGCCCTACGTCCGCCCGGAGCTGGAGGGGTTTAAAGCCCCCACAAAAGGAGGCAAAAAATGA
- the nuoH gene encoding NADH-quinone oxidoreductase subunit NuoH, which yields MNPYPLDPYWMVALKALLVVVGLLTAFAFMTLIERRLLARFQIRLGPNRVGPSGLLQPVADAIKSIFKEDLVVERADKVLFVLAPLIGVVFALLAFGAIPFGPPGSFFGYQPWVLNLDLGLLYLFAVSEMAIYGIFLAGWASGSKYSLLGSLRSSASLISYELGLGMALLSPVLLVGSLNLNDIVNWQKEHGWLILYAFPAFLLYAIAALAEAARTPFDLPEAEQELVGGYHTEYSSIKWALFQMTEYIHFITASALIPTLFLGGWTMPFLEVPYLWMFLKIAFFLFLFIWIRATWFRLRYDQLLRFGWGFLFPVTLVWFLVTALVMALDLPRSYLLYLSLAAFLVLLGAVMYGPKSARKPAPKGLSKGGGA from the coding sequence ATGAACCCCTATCCCTTGGACCCCTACTGGATGGTGGCCTTGAAGGCCCTGTTGGTGGTGGTGGGCCTCCTCACCGCCTTCGCCTTCATGACCCTGATTGAGCGCCGCCTTCTCGCCCGCTTCCAGATCCGCCTGGGCCCCAACCGGGTGGGTCCCTCGGGCCTTCTCCAGCCCGTGGCCGACGCCATCAAGAGCATCTTCAAGGAGGACCTGGTGGTGGAGCGGGCGGACAAGGTGCTCTTCGTCCTGGCCCCCCTGATCGGTGTGGTCTTCGCCCTCTTGGCCTTCGGGGCTATCCCCTTTGGCCCCCCGGGGAGCTTCTTTGGCTACCAGCCCTGGGTCTTGAACCTGGACCTGGGCCTCCTCTACCTCTTCGCCGTGAGCGAGATGGCCATCTACGGCATCTTCCTGGCGGGCTGGGCCTCTGGGAGCAAGTATAGCCTCCTGGGCTCCCTGCGCTCCTCGGCAAGCCTCATCTCCTACGAGCTGGGGCTGGGTATGGCCCTCCTCTCCCCCGTCCTTTTGGTGGGGAGCCTGAACCTGAACGACATCGTGAACTGGCAGAAGGAACACGGCTGGCTCATCCTTTACGCCTTCCCTGCCTTCCTCCTTTACGCCATCGCCGCCCTGGCGGAAGCCGCCCGCACCCCCTTTGACCTGCCCGAGGCGGAGCAGGAGCTGGTGGGGGGATACCACACGGAGTACAGCTCCATCAAGTGGGCCCTCTTCCAGATGACCGAGTACATCCACTTCATCACCGCCAGCGCCCTCATCCCCACCCTCTTCCTGGGGGGCTGGACCATGCCCTTCTTGGAAGTACCCTACCTCTGGATGTTCCTCAAGATCGCCTTTTTCCTCTTCCTCTTCATCTGGATCCGGGCCACCTGGTTCCGGTTGCGCTACGACCAGCTCCTGCGCTTCGGCTGGGGCTTCCTCTTCCCGGTGACCCTGGTCTGGTTCCTGGTGACTGCCCTGGTGATGGCCTTAGACCTTCCCCGCTCCTACCTCCTCTACCTCTCCCTGGCCGCCTTCTTGGTCCTTCTGGGAGCGGTGATGTATGGCCCCAAATCCGCCCGCAAACCAGCCCCTAAGGGGCTATCCAAGGGAGGTGGCGCATGA
- the nuoG gene encoding NADH-quinone oxidoreductase subunit NuoG, protein MVKVKVNDRVVEVPPGTSVMDAVFHAGYDVPLFCSEKHLSPIGACRMCLVRIGLPKRGPDGKPVLNDKGEPEIAWQPKLAASCVTAVADGMVVDTLSEVVREAQAGMVEFTLLNHPLDCPTCDKGGACELQDRTVEYGLYEKYYQKAPLELPTYTRFEFTRRHVDKHHPLSPFVVLDRERCIHCKRCVRYFEEVPGDEVLDFIERGVHTFIGTMDFGLPSGFSGNITDICPVGALLDLTARFRARNWEMEETPTTCALCPVGCGLTADTRSGELLRIRAREVPEVNEIWLCDAGRFGHEWADENRIKYPLVRKGERLVEATWEEAFAAIREGLKGARKEEVGIYLSHDATLEEGLMASELARLLNTPHLDFEGRTAAPASLFAPATFEDLLGADFALILGDPTEEAPLLHLRLSEFVRDLKPPMRLAHGTPFADLQIKERMPRRTDKMALFAPYRTPLMKWAEVHEVHAPGEERDILLGLLGEKEGSEAVKMAKEAWEKAQNPVLILGAGVLQDAVAAERARLLAEGKGAKVLAMTPAANARGLEALGVWPGEKGAAWDEPGAPYAYYGFVPPEGALKDKRFLIMHLSHLHPLAERYADVVLPAPTFYERRGQVVNLEGRLLSLNPAPIENGEAEGAIQALVLLAEALGVRPPFRLGLEAERELGRRLSAPKGLLSHRTQRLRPKVQEGRLYLRPTMWRAWQLTGKVAQTVRPELWVHPETAKAEALLEGARVEVEGPLGPVLAQVVHREDLPKGFLYLSALGPFAGRRMEAKVLVPTGGEA, encoded by the coding sequence GTGGTTAAGGTCAAGGTCAACGACCGCGTGGTGGAGGTGCCCCCGGGGACCAGCGTCATGGACGCGGTCTTCCACGCGGGGTACGATGTGCCCCTCTTCTGCTCGGAAAAGCACCTCTCCCCCATCGGGGCCTGCCGCATGTGCCTGGTGCGCATCGGCCTGCCCAAAAGGGGTCCGGATGGCAAGCCGGTCCTGAACGACAAGGGAGAGCCCGAGATCGCCTGGCAGCCCAAGCTGGCGGCCAGTTGCGTCACCGCCGTGGCGGACGGCATGGTGGTGGACACCCTCTCGGAGGTGGTGCGGGAGGCCCAGGCGGGGATGGTGGAGTTCACCCTCCTTAACCACCCCTTAGACTGCCCCACCTGCGACAAGGGGGGAGCCTGCGAGCTCCAGGACCGCACGGTGGAGTACGGACTTTACGAGAAGTATTACCAGAAGGCTCCCCTCGAGCTTCCCACTTACACCCGCTTCGAGTTCACCCGCCGCCACGTGGACAAGCACCACCCCCTCTCTCCCTTCGTGGTCCTGGACCGGGAGCGGTGCATCCACTGCAAGCGCTGCGTGCGCTACTTTGAGGAGGTCCCCGGGGACGAGGTCCTGGACTTCATTGAGCGGGGGGTGCACACCTTCATCGGCACCATGGACTTTGGCCTCCCCTCGGGTTTCTCGGGGAACATCACCGACATCTGCCCGGTGGGGGCCCTTCTGGACCTCACCGCCCGCTTCCGCGCCCGCAACTGGGAGATGGAGGAAACCCCCACCACTTGCGCCCTCTGCCCGGTGGGCTGCGGCCTCACCGCGGACACCCGGAGCGGGGAGCTTTTGCGCATCCGGGCCCGGGAAGTCCCCGAGGTGAACGAGATCTGGCTTTGCGACGCCGGCCGGTTCGGGCACGAGTGGGCGGACGAGAACCGGATCAAATACCCCTTGGTGCGGAAAGGGGAAAGGCTGGTGGAGGCCACCTGGGAGGAGGCCTTCGCTGCCATCCGGGAAGGCCTCAAAGGAGCCAGGAAGGAGGAGGTGGGGATTTACCTGTCCCACGACGCCACCCTCGAGGAGGGCCTGATGGCCAGCGAGCTCGCCCGGCTGCTAAACACCCCTCATCTGGACTTTGAGGGCCGTACCGCTGCCCCGGCGAGCCTCTTCGCCCCTGCCACCTTTGAGGACCTCTTGGGAGCGGACTTCGCCCTGATCCTGGGGGACCCCACGGAGGAGGCCCCCCTCCTCCACCTGCGCCTAAGCGAGTTCGTGCGGGACCTCAAGCCCCCCATGCGTCTCGCCCACGGCACCCCCTTCGCCGACCTCCAGATCAAGGAAAGGATGCCCAGGCGCACCGACAAGATGGCCCTCTTCGCCCCCTACCGCACCCCCCTCATGAAGTGGGCCGAGGTCCACGAGGTCCACGCCCCCGGGGAGGAGCGGGATATCCTTCTTGGCCTGCTGGGAGAAAAGGAGGGTAGCGAAGCGGTGAAGATGGCTAAAGAAGCCTGGGAAAAGGCGCAAAACCCCGTCCTCATCCTGGGAGCCGGCGTCCTCCAGGACGCGGTGGCCGCAGAAAGGGCAAGGCTCTTGGCCGAGGGCAAGGGGGCCAAGGTGCTGGCCATGACCCCGGCGGCGAACGCCCGGGGCCTCGAGGCCCTGGGGGTCTGGCCCGGGGAGAAAGGGGCGGCCTGGGACGAGCCCGGGGCCCCCTACGCCTACTACGGCTTCGTACCCCCGGAAGGGGCCCTAAAGGACAAACGCTTCCTGATCATGCACCTCAGCCACCTCCACCCCCTGGCGGAGCGGTATGCGGACGTGGTCCTCCCCGCCCCCACCTTCTACGAGCGGCGGGGGCAGGTGGTGAACCTGGAAGGGCGGCTCCTCTCCCTCAACCCTGCCCCCATCGAAAACGGCGAGGCGGAGGGCGCCATCCAGGCCCTGGTCCTGCTGGCCGAGGCCCTTGGGGTACGGCCGCCCTTCCGGCTCGGCCTCGAGGCGGAGCGGGAACTTGGGAGAAGGCTGTCGGCCCCCAAAGGCCTCCTCAGCCACCGCACCCAGCGCCTGCGGCCCAAGGTGCAGGAGGGGAGGCTCTACCTGAGGCCCACCATGTGGCGGGCCTGGCAGCTTACGGGCAAGGTGGCCCAGACCGTCCGCCCCGAGCTTTGGGTCCACCCGGAAACCGCCAAGGCCGAGGCCCTCTTGGAGGGAGCCCGGGTGGAGGTGGAAGGCCCCTTGGGCCCGGTCCTGGCCCAGGTGGTCCACCGGGAGGACCTGCCCAAGGGCTTCCTCTACCTCTCCGCCCTCGGTCCCTTTGCGGGCAGGAGGATGGAGGCCAAGGTGTTGGTTCCCACGGGAGGTGAAGCATGA
- the nuoF gene encoding NADH-quinone oxidoreductase subunit NuoF: MTGPIVSGRDPRFEKTLYAHVGQEGSWTLDYYLKHGGYETAKRVLKEKTPEEVIEEVKRSGLRGRGGAGFPTGVKWSFMPKDGKQHYLICNADESEPGSFKDRYIMEDVPHLLLEGMILAGYAIRATVGYIYVRGEYRKAADRLEAAIREARERGYLGENLFGSGFSFDVHVHRGAGAYICGEETALMNSLEGLRANPRLKPPFPAQSGLWGKPTTINNVETLASVVPILERGADWFASMGTEQSKGMKLYQVSGPVRRPGVYELPMGTTLRELIYDWAGGPLEPIQALIPGGSSTPPLPFTDEVLDTPMSYEHLQAKGSMLGTGGVILIPERVSMVDAMWNVTRFYAHESCGKCTPCREGVAGFMVNLFAKIGSGEGEEKDVENLEALLPLIEGRSFCPLADAAVWPVKGSLKHFKDQYLALVREKKPVPRVNLWR; this comes from the coding sequence ATGACCGGGCCCATCGTTTCCGGACGCGACCCCCGCTTTGAAAAAACCCTCTACGCCCACGTGGGCCAGGAGGGAAGCTGGACCCTGGACTACTACCTGAAGCACGGGGGATACGAGACCGCCAAGCGGGTTCTAAAGGAGAAAACCCCGGAGGAGGTCATCGAGGAGGTGAAGCGCTCGGGGCTCAGGGGCCGGGGCGGGGCAGGCTTCCCCACGGGGGTGAAGTGGAGCTTCATGCCCAAGGACGGGAAGCAGCACTACCTGATCTGCAACGCCGACGAGTCCGAGCCCGGAAGCTTCAAGGACCGGTACATCATGGAGGACGTCCCCCACCTGCTCCTCGAGGGCATGATCCTGGCGGGCTACGCCATAAGGGCCACGGTGGGGTACATCTACGTGCGCGGGGAGTACCGCAAGGCGGCGGACCGCCTCGAGGCCGCCATCCGGGAGGCCCGCGAGCGGGGCTACCTGGGGGAAAACCTCTTCGGCAGCGGCTTCTCCTTCGACGTGCACGTGCACCGGGGGGCCGGGGCCTACATCTGCGGGGAGGAAACCGCCCTCATGAACTCCCTGGAGGGCTTAAGGGCCAACCCCCGCCTGAAGCCTCCCTTCCCTGCCCAATCCGGCCTCTGGGGCAAGCCCACCACCATCAACAACGTGGAAACCCTGGCCTCGGTGGTGCCCATCCTGGAGCGGGGTGCCGACTGGTTTGCCAGCATGGGCACCGAGCAGTCCAAGGGGATGAAGCTCTACCAGGTCTCGGGGCCCGTCAGGCGGCCCGGGGTCTATGAACTCCCCATGGGCACCACCCTGCGGGAGCTCATCTACGACTGGGCGGGAGGGCCCCTGGAGCCCATCCAGGCCCTCATCCCCGGAGGGTCTTCCACCCCGCCCTTGCCCTTTACCGATGAGGTCCTGGACACCCCCATGAGCTACGAGCACCTCCAAGCCAAGGGCTCCATGCTGGGCACAGGAGGGGTTATCCTCATCCCGGAAAGGGTCAGCATGGTGGACGCCATGTGGAACGTGACCCGCTTCTACGCCCACGAATCCTGCGGCAAGTGCACCCCCTGCCGGGAAGGGGTGGCGGGCTTCATGGTGAACCTCTTCGCCAAGATCGGCTCCGGGGAGGGGGAGGAGAAGGACGTGGAAAACCTGGAGGCCCTTCTGCCCCTCATCGAGGGCCGGAGCTTCTGCCCCCTGGCGGATGCGGCGGTGTGGCCGGTGAAAGGTTCCTTGAAGCACTTTAAGGACCAGTACCTGGCCCTGGTGCGGGAAAAGAAGCCCGTGCCCAGGGTGAACCTTTGGAGGTGA
- the nuoE gene encoding NADH-quinone oxidoreductase subunit NuoE yields the protein MGFFDDKQDFLAETFSKYPPEGRRSAIMPLLRKVQQEEGWIRPERVEEIARLVGTTATEVMGVASFYSYYQFVPTGKYHLQVCSTLSCKLAGADELWDYLTETLGIGPGEVTPDGLFSVQKVECLGSCHTAPVIQVNDEPYVECVTRARLEALLKGLKAGKRLEEIELPGKCGHHVHEVEV from the coding sequence ATGGGGTTCTTTGACGACAAGCAGGACTTCCTTGCAGAAACCTTTTCCAAGTATCCACCCGAAGGCCGCCGCTCGGCCATCATGCCCCTTTTGCGGAAGGTGCAACAGGAAGAAGGCTGGATCCGGCCCGAGCGGGTGGAGGAGATCGCCCGCCTGGTGGGCACCACCGCCACCGAGGTCATGGGGGTGGCGAGCTTCTACTCCTACTACCAGTTCGTGCCCACCGGCAAGTACCACCTCCAGGTCTGCTCCACCCTCTCCTGCAAACTGGCGGGGGCGGACGAGCTTTGGGATTACCTCACGGAAACCCTGGGCATCGGCCCGGGGGAGGTGACCCCGGATGGCCTTTTCAGCGTGCAGAAGGTGGAGTGCCTGGGAAGCTGCCACACCGCCCCTGTGATCCAGGTAAACGACGAACCCTATGTGGAATGCGTGACCCGGGCGAGGCTTGAGGCGCTCCTGAAGGGCCTCAAGGCGGGCAAACGCCTCGAGGAGATCGAGCTCCCCGGCAAATGCGGGCACCACGTGCACGAGGTGGAGGTATGA
- the nuoD gene encoding NADH dehydrogenase (quinone) subunit D, with product MKDYLDLDPRVAEEPKELRTEVMALNVGPQHPSTHGVLRVVVTLSGEEVLDLVPHIGYLHTGFEKNMENRTYTQVITYTPRMDYLHSFAHDLAYALAVEKLVGAVVPKRAETIRIILNELSRLASHLVFLGTGLLDLGALTPFFYAFRERESILDLFEWVTGQRFHHNYIRIGGVKEDLPEEFVPELKKLLQVLPHRIDEYEALFSESPIFYKRARGVGVIPPEVAIHLGLTGGSLRASGVNYDVRKAYPYAGYDTYRFEVPLGERGDVFDRMLIRIREMRESVKIIKQALERLEPGPVRDPNPQITPPPRHLLETSMEAVIYHFKHYTEGFHPPKGEVYVPTESARGELGYYIISDGGSMPYRVKVRAPSFVNLQSLPYATKGEQVADMVAIIASLDPVMGDVDR from the coding sequence ATGAAGGACTACCTGGACCTGGACCCAAGGGTGGCGGAGGAGCCCAAGGAGCTTCGCACGGAGGTCATGGCCCTGAACGTGGGACCCCAGCACCCCTCCACCCACGGGGTGTTGCGCGTGGTGGTAACCCTATCGGGCGAAGAGGTCCTGGACCTCGTCCCCCACATCGGCTACCTCCACACCGGGTTTGAGAAGAATATGGAGAACCGGACGTATACGCAGGTGATCACGTATACGCCCCGGATGGACTACCTCCACTCCTTCGCCCACGACCTGGCCTACGCCCTGGCGGTGGAGAAGCTGGTGGGAGCGGTGGTGCCCAAGAGGGCGGAGACCATCCGCATCATCCTGAACGAGCTCTCCCGCCTGGCCAGCCACCTGGTCTTCCTGGGCACGGGGCTTTTGGACCTCGGGGCCCTCACCCCCTTCTTCTACGCCTTCCGGGAGCGGGAGAGTATCCTGGACCTCTTCGAGTGGGTAACGGGCCAGCGCTTCCACCACAACTACATCCGCATCGGCGGGGTCAAGGAGGATCTCCCCGAGGAGTTCGTACCCGAACTTAAAAAGCTTTTGCAGGTCCTGCCCCACCGCATCGACGAGTACGAGGCCCTCTTTTCGGAAAGCCCCATCTTCTACAAGCGGGCCCGGGGCGTGGGGGTCATCCCCCCCGAGGTGGCCATTCACCTGGGCCTCACCGGAGGGTCTTTGAGGGCCAGCGGGGTGAACTACGACGTGCGCAAGGCCTACCCCTATGCGGGCTACGACACCTACCGGTTCGAGGTGCCCTTGGGGGAGCGGGGGGACGTGTTCGACCGCATGCTCATCCGCATCCGGGAGATGCGGGAGTCGGTGAAGATCATAAAGCAGGCCCTGGAGCGGCTGGAGCCGGGGCCGGTGCGCGATCCCAACCCCCAGATCACCCCCCCTCCCAGGCACCTCCTGGAGACCTCCATGGAGGCGGTCATCTACCACTTCAAGCACTACACCGAGGGCTTCCACCCTCCCAAGGGGGAGGTGTACGTGCCCACGGAATCCGCTCGAGGAGAACTCGGCTACTACATCATCTCCGATGGGGGGAGCATGCCCTACCGGGTGAAGGTGCGGGCCCCCAGCTTCGTGAACCTGCAAAGCCTCCCCTACGCCACCAAGGGGGAGCAGGTGGCGGACATGGTGGCCATCATCGCCAGCCTGGACCCGGTCATGGGCGACGTGGACCGCTAA
- a CDS encoding NADH-quinone oxidoreductase subunit C: protein MRLNRVLEEAQATGYAIEDNGLGNLWVVVPREAFKGQMARYKELGFNYLADIVGIDYLEYPDPRPERFAVVYELVSLPGWRDGDGSRFFVRVYVSEKDPRLPTVTDLWGSANFLEREVYDLFGIVFEGHPDLRKILTPEDLEGHPLRKDFPLGETPTLFREGRFIVPSEFRAALTGKNPGLTAYRGGSRKGYRALWADLVKAKGEKGPGRG, encoded by the coding sequence ATGCGGCTCAATAGGGTGCTGGAAGAAGCCCAGGCCACGGGCTACGCCATAGAGGACAACGGCCTTGGCAACCTCTGGGTGGTGGTGCCCCGGGAGGCCTTCAAGGGGCAGATGGCCCGCTACAAGGAGCTCGGTTTCAACTACCTGGCGGACATCGTGGGCATAGACTACCTGGAGTACCCGGACCCCCGCCCGGAGCGGTTCGCCGTGGTCTACGAGCTGGTTTCCTTGCCTGGGTGGCGGGATGGGGACGGCAGCCGGTTCTTCGTCCGGGTCTATGTGTCGGAAAAGGATCCCAGGCTTCCCACCGTCACCGACCTCTGGGGAAGCGCCAACTTTTTGGAGAGGGAGGTTTACGACCTCTTTGGGATCGTCTTTGAAGGCCACCCGGATTTGCGCAAGATCCTGACCCCGGAGGACCTCGAGGGCCACCCCCTGCGCAAGGACTTCCCCCTGGGGGAGACCCCCACCCTGTTCCGCGAGGGGCGCTTCATCGTGCCCAGCGAGTTCCGGGCCGCCCTTACCGGGAAGAACCCCGGCCTCACCGCCTACCGGGGGGGTAGCCGCAAGGGGTATCGGGCTCTTTGGGCGGACCTGGTCAAGGCCAAGGGAGAAAAGGGCCCCGGTAGGGGCTAG